TTAAACATATCAATATTTCCAATTAATTTATCAAATTCATTAAAAAAATTATTTTCATCAAATTTTTTACTTTGAATTTTATTTAAAAAAGATAATAAATCTCCTTCACTACTCGTTTCGTCGAGCAATGATGTTATACCATGTCTAATATCTACTTCTTTTCCTTTTATTTTAATGCCAAAATTTCTTCTTCTTATTAATTTTAAATTTCTTTTATTCAACCATTTTTCTATTTCTTTAAGATCTTTTTTTATTGTAAAAGAACTTATCAATAATTCCTCTTCTAAATCTGAAATATTTATAGGTTCAGAACTTTGAAAAAGTTTGAAAAGAATTATTTGTTTTCTATCTTCTTTTGAAAAATAAAGTGTATCTTCTTCTTTTTCTTCTTTTCTATTTAAAAATTTTTCTTTTGTATCATTTTCAGAGATTATTTTTATTCCACTACCAGGTTTTGAATATATTTTAAAATCATATTTTTTTGCTAATTCTTCAGCCTTTTCTATATCATATCTAACAGTTCTCATACTTATTTTGAAATGTTCAGATATTTCTTTTATAGTAGTATACTCTTCTTTATCAAACAAAAATTCTATAATATCATAAACTCTTTTTTTTATAATCATAATATCACCCTAAAAATAAAACTGTCCTACTAAGAGTTTAATTAGAAGGACAGTTTTTTGTTTTATAGATAAATTTTATAAATAATGTATTTTATTTCCATATTTTTCAAATATTCTTTTATTAAATTCATCTCCACCATCAACATTTGCACTGTGAAGAACAGGTGGTTCAACATCATTTTTTATAAGATCATTGACAGTTTCCAAAACTATTGAATTAACTATTAAAGCTCCTATAACAGTAGATGTAGGGCCTACTTTTTGTTCCAAACCTTCAACTTTCATGCTTGAATCTTCAAAATCTCCACAATTATCTATAACTATATCGGCTAATTCATAAAGATTTTTACCACAAGAATGTCTTGAATTTACTTTAGAAGAATATTCTATATTTGTGAGTGCAATTACATTGGCTCCTATTTTTTTAGCTTCTATAGCCATTTCTATAGCAGTTGGATTTCTTCCAGAAACGGAGTGAATTAATATTGTGTCTCCCGCTTTTATATTAGAACTTCTAAGTATTTCTGTTCCATATCCTTCAAGTCTCTCCATTTTAGAAGTTAAAGTAACAGGTCTTGTATTTAACATTATTGAAGAATTGAATATAGGATTTATTAAAGCAAGACCGCCAGTTCTGTAGAACAATTCTTCTGCTATTATTCCTGCATGAGAAGCACCGAAAACATATAGAGTATTTCCATTCATTATTGTTTTACTAAATAATTTTGATACTTCTTTTATAGTATCTTTTTGTGTGTTTTCAACTTTATCTATTATTTCGCGTATATGATTCATATATAAAGAAATATAATCATTCATTAAAAAACCTCCTACAATATTACATACCAAAAATCTTACCTATTCCACTAGAAATTAATGCCCATATGGAGAAATCATTACCTCCAAAGATTAATATCCATTCAGATATTGTATTTTTTAATATAGGAACAGAGAAACCTACTAAGAATATCATAATTATTCCAGCAACAGCTGAACCAATTATAGCTCCTCTTTTACCACCAGTACCATTACCTATTACTGCAGCTGTACCTATTTCAAAGAAACAAGTTATTGTAAGCGGTAAAACAGCATAATTAAATAAACCTGCTTTTCCAACTATAACAAGAGTTATTATAGATGTTATCATTGATACAACGAAACCTATTATTACAGCATTTGGAGCGTATGGAAATATTATTGGACAGTCTAATGCTGGTACAGCATTAGGTATAACCTTATCAGATATTCCCTTAAATGCCGGTATTATTTCTGAAAGCATCATTCTTACACCCATTAAGAGAACCGTTAATCCAGCACCAAATAATACTCCTTGCATAATAGCAAATATAACAAGACTTTTTTCAGCACCAAATACACTGGCTCTATCTGCCCCTATCATTAATCCTACAACTATATAAACAAAAAACATTACTATAGAAGAAGTTATTGTGATCTCTTTTAAGAAATCCAATTGTTTTGGAAATTTTATATCTTCTGTAGATTTACTCTTATCTCCAAATAATTTTCCAAGATATCCTGAAATCAATGATAATCCCACTGTTGGATGACCCAATGTAAATGAATCATCACCAGTAACATTCTTTACAAATGGTTTGATCAAAGCTGGAGTAACTATTATATATATCGCCGTCAAAATAGTTGAAAAAGCAGTTAATCCAGCACCTTTTAATCCTGATTCAACGCCAACAGCGGTGAAAACAAATGGAAACCAAAAAAGCATATGTCCTGTTAAAAAAACATTCTTTAACTTTGTAAATCTTGCAACGATTAAATTGATTGCAAATGCTAATACCATTGCCAATCCTATTTGAGAACCATATGTTGATAAAAATTTATCTGTTCCCATAGGATTCATAGTTGCCGCACCATCTATTTTATACAATACATTAAAAGCTTCTGATAAAGGTGAAATTGAATTTACAAGTATAGTTGTTCCTTGAGTTAATATTACCACACCTATTATCGTTTTCATAGTACCTTTAACTAGATCTGAAAATGATTTTTTTTGAATTAGCAAACCTACAAAAGATATAATCCCTAAAAATATAGCAGGTTCTCTAAAAATTTGATTAATTATAAAATTTATAACAGCCATAATCTTCTTCCTCCCCTATTTTTATTTAGAAAGTTCCTTCATTATTTCTAATCCCTTTTCTTCAACTTCTTTTTTATTTAAAAAATTGTTTATTATTATAACTGGTACATTCATCTTTTCTTTTAAACTTTCTCCAAGTTCTTCAGATGTAAAAACTAAATCACATGTTGT
This genomic stretch from Oceanotoga teriensis harbors:
- a CDS encoding sugar isomerase domain-containing protein, giving the protein MNDYISLYMNHIREIIDKVENTQKDTIKEVSKLFSKTIMNGNTLYVFGASHAGIIAEELFYRTGGLALINPIFNSSIMLNTRPVTLTSKMERLEGYGTEILRSSNIKAGDTILIHSVSGRNPTAIEMAIEAKKIGANVIALTNIEYSSKVNSRHSCGKNLYELADIVIDNCGDFEDSSMKVEGLEQKVGPTSTVIGALIVNSIVLETVNDLIKNDVEPPVLHSANVDGGDEFNKRIFEKYGNKIHYL
- a CDS encoding PTS ascorbate transporter subunit IIC, whose translation is MAVINFIINQIFREPAIFLGIISFVGLLIQKKSFSDLVKGTMKTIIGVVILTQGTTILVNSISPLSEAFNVLYKIDGAATMNPMGTDKFLSTYGSQIGLAMVLAFAINLIVARFTKLKNVFLTGHMLFWFPFVFTAVGVESGLKGAGLTAFSTILTAIYIIVTPALIKPFVKNVTGDDSFTLGHPTVGLSLISGYLGKLFGDKSKSTEDIKFPKQLDFLKEITITSSIVMFFVYIVVGLMIGADRASVFGAEKSLVIFAIMQGVLFGAGLTVLLMGVRMMLSEIIPAFKGISDKVIPNAVPALDCPIIFPYAPNAVIIGFVVSMITSIITLVIVGKAGLFNYAVLPLTITCFFEIGTAAVIGNGTGGKRGAIIGSAVAGIIMIFLVGFSVPILKNTISEWILIFGGNDFSIWALISSGIGKIFGM
- a CDS encoding PTS sugar transporter subunit IIB, giving the protein MSRIKVMAVCGFGVGSSMILKMKIDEVAKSNGIDAEVFTSDVGSASSTTCDLVFTSEELGESLKEKMNVPVIIINNFLNKKEVEEKGLEIMKELSK